From Pan troglodytes isolate AG18354 chromosome 11, NHGRI_mPanTro3-v2.0_pri, whole genome shotgun sequence, the proteins below share one genomic window:
- the OR1L8 gene encoding olfactory receptor family 1 subfamily L member 8, which produces MERINHTSSVSEFILLGLSSRPEDQKPFFVLFLIVYLVTITGNLLIILAICFNPHLQTPMYFFLSFLSLTDICFTTSVVPKMLMNFLSEKKTISYAGCLTQMYFLYALGNGDSCLLAVMAFDRYVAVCDPFHYVTTMSHHHGVLLVVFFCSFPHLHSLLHTLLLNRLTFCDSNVIHHFLCDLSPVLKLSCSSIFVNEIVQMTEAPIVLVTPFLCIAFSYIRILTTVLKIPSTSGKRKDFSTSGFNLTVVTLFYGSIFYVYLQPPSTYTVKDHVATTVYTVLSSMLNPFIYSLRNKDLKQGLRKLMSKRS; this is translated from the coding sequence ATGGAAAGAATCAACCACACCAGCAGTGTCTCTGAGTTTATCCTCCTGGGACTCTCCTCCCGGCCTGAGGACCAAAAGCCATTCTTTGTTCTCTTCCTCATCGTGTACCTGGTCACCATAACAGGGAACCTGCTCATCATCCTGGCCATTTGCTTCAACCCCCATCTTCAGACCCCtatgtatttcttcttgagttttcTGTCTCTCACTGATATTTGCTTTACAACAAGCGTTGTCCCCAAGATGCTAATGAACTTCCTGTCAGAAAAGAAGACCATCTCCTATGCTGGGTGTCTGACACAGATGTATTTTCTCTATGCCTTGGGCAATGGTGACAGCTGCCTTCTGGCAGTCATGGCCTTTGACCGCTATGTGGCCGTCTGTGACCCTTTCCACTATGTCACCACCATGAGCCACCACCACGGTGTCCTCCTGGTGGTCTTCTTCTGCTCATTTCCTCACCTCCACTCACTCCTGCACACACTTCTGCTGAATCGTCTCACCTTCTGTGACTCCAATGTTATCCACCACTTTCTCTGTGACCTCAGCCCTGTGCTGAAATTGTCCTGCTCTTCCATATTTGTCAATGAAATTGTGCAGATGACAGAAGCACCTATTGTTTTGGTGACTCCTTTTCTCTGCATTGCTTTCTCTTATATACGAATCCTCACTACAGTTCTCAAGATTCCCTCTACTTCTGGGAAACGCAAAGACTTCTCCACCTCTGGTTTTAACCTCACCGTGGTGACACTCTTTTATGGAAGCATCTTCTATGTCTATTTACAGCCCCCATCCACCTACACTGTCAAGGACCACGTGGCAACAACTGTTTACACAGTTTTGTCATCCATGCTCAATCCTTTTatctacagcctgagaaacaaaGACCTGAAACAGGGCCTGAGGAAGCTTATGAGCAAGAGATCCTAG